A single genomic interval of Puntigrus tetrazona isolate hp1 chromosome 1, ASM1883169v1, whole genome shotgun sequence harbors:
- the cracdlb gene encoding CRACD-like protein isoform X2, whose translation MESSSGEMDKNGEELTGRKKSRFKQLKTRLFGKLKKKESEGLIKQSQSASDIAAPEGRREGYDSEDEFSFPQGLSSRALSHDSIFITDQTSSTEPTRVLSQENVHGKIKALQLKLQQQNLHLGPPPILIPGKRIEDSGTTSEDDGLPCSPPEMSFHERVMHEAVYKYPESQKHLSSLSLAGTGSEEEEQGDPFQPSSRPLSPVSKLCPQPIVSAASAWTTPTAGVDFSSPAGFMQRLDNSAARHRMSVKPRNQRASTRGKRMPTVSLSPRLRSESISDLDNVLSEEEDETMTSTETVNQYSYCSPTLELTEKPATPEPTETSPETSAQDQEENPNRTEINFPALGVEILKPEESLETEGKVTSNPLYLQPMTFSSICSGPPSPSGLPESTAPSREVELLRAHSSIQTNVRNNIQIQISENLMCDTDKKESIQEEATFRPHPVPLPRYIKKPKMEIRSPPSPKGAEEALTKLWEAEVETAPSTGSVQFLIASAKYRSKSTSDTKQNEGHLKYSPGIKTQPIKPNPESQKDEVRETKPTELQNLLHQTQERKSSFHREVPPPVTSKPTTGTSLRKADTSTEQHVETEKLEEPEERKSAFGVHLRTTSLSLKYRSEVSKVKDETKRYSLESNTVTEVSKEHAGKAETFRNVCDSNSKSKHSVPKKVDSQSLDFPLAAQDNGRPSVPNTTGASKEAVSEPGWMSLAREKTRAYQPFLGRLATNHSPVHPTSPTAPPAQPLKPALQPKTPLLNASIHPQKTASLQTSSRPPAKPAKDWQDKGRNSTPEDDPTKRAARPTAPCNNAEALTVTSEPPATSPSSPTDVSQQQQPRSDGAQPSWMELAKRKSLAWSDKSLDLS comes from the exons GTTCCCGCAGGGTCTTAgctcccgggcgctttcccacgaCAGCATCTTCATCACAGACCAGACCTCGTCCACAGAACCGACCCGGGTTCTTTCGCAAGAAAACGTTCATGGCAAAATTAAGGCTTTACAA TTGAAACTACAGCAGCAAAACTTACATCTAGGTCCTCCTCCAATCCTGATTCCCGGTAAACGTATAGAGGACTCAGGAACCACTTCAGAGGATGATGGTTTACCTTGCAGCCCACCTGAGATGTCTTTCCATGAGCGAGTCATGCACGAAGCAGTTTATAAG TACCCCGAATCTCAGAAACATCTAAGCTCTCTGAGTTTagcaggaacaggaagtgaagAAGAGGAGCAG GGCGATCCTTTCCAGCCATCATCAAGGCCTCTGTCTCCAGTCTCCAAACTGTGTCCTCAGCCAATCGTCTCTGCCGCCTCAGCCTGGACCACGCCCACCGCAGGGGTTGACTTCAGTAGCCCTGCAGGTTTCATGCAAAGGTTGGATAACTCAGCCGCCCGTCACCGCATGTCAGTCAAACCGAGGAACCAACGAGCCAGTACAAGGGGGAAACGAATGCCAACA GTATCTCTTTCTCCCAGGCTTCGTTCAGAAAGCATCAGTGATTTGGATAATGTTCTGtctgaagaagaagatgaaacCATGACGTCCACTGAGACAGTGAACCAGTACTCGTACTGCTCTCCGACTTTGGAGCTAACAGAAAAACCCGCAACTCCAGAACCTACAGAAACAAGTCCAGAAACGTCAGCGCAGGACCAGGAGGAGAACCctaacagaactgaaatcaatTTCCCAGCTTTGGGTGTTGAAATCCTAAAGCCAGAAGAGTCTCTTGAAACTGAGGGGAAAGTCACCTCGAATCCCCTTTATTTGCAGCCTATGACTTTTAGCTCGATCTGCTCAGGTCCACCGTCACCTTCAGGACTTCCAGAATCTACAGCACCATCAAGGGAAGTAGAGTTATTAAGAGCCCATTCATCTATCCAGACAAATGTTAGAAACAATATCCAGATTCAGATCAGTGAGAATCTCATGTGTGACACAGATAAAAAGGAAAGTATCCAGGAAGAAGCAACATTTAGACCACATCCTGTACCTCTGCCTCGCTATATAAAAAAGCCCAAAATGGAAATAAGGAGCCCTCCGTCTCCAAAAGGAGCTGAGGAAGCCCTAACGAAACTTTGGGAAGCCGAAGTAGAAACGGCACCTAGCACTGGATCAGTCCAATTTTTAATTGCATCTGCAAAGTATCGCTCCAAATCAACCAGTGACACAAAGCAGAACGAGGGCCATTTGAAATATTCTCCAGGAATCAAGACCCAACCCATCAAACCCAATCCAGAGTCGCAGAAAGATGAAGTGAGAGAAACAAAACCAACGGAGCTTCAGAATCTCCTCCATCAAACGCAAGAGCGAAAAAGCAGTTTTCATAGAGAAGTACCACCACCTGTTACGTCCAAACCAACAACAGGAACCAGTCTTAGGAAAGCAGACACGTCTACAGAACAACATGTGGAAACAGAGAAACTGGAGGAACCTGAAGAGAGGAAGAGTGCTTTTGGGGTGCATCTCCGCACAACTTCTCTGTCCCTGAAATATCGCTCAGAGGTTTCTAAAGTCAAGGATGAAACCAAACGTTACAGTTTAGAGTCTAATACAGTGACAGAAGTCTCCAaagagcatgctgggaaagcAGAAACCTTCAGGAACGTGTGTGACAGCAATTCCAAGAGTAAACACAGTGTTCCCAAAAAAGTAGATTCACAGAGCCTGGACTTTCCGCTTGCTGCCCAAGACA ATGGAAGACCTTCTGTCCCAAACACAACAGGAGCAAGTAAAGAGGCTGTGTCCGAGCCGGGCTGGATGAGTCTGGCCAGGGAGAAGACCAGAGCCTACCAGCCATTCCTGGGCAGATTAGCCACAAATCATTCACCTGTCCACCCCACATCTCCAACAGCTCCTCCAGCACAGCCTCTCAAACCAGCCTTACAGCCTAAAACACCGCTACTGAACGCCTCGATTCATCCACAGAAAACAGCCAGCCTACAGACGTCCTCGAGACCTCCAGCAAAACCAGCAAAAGACTGGCAG GATAAAGGGAGGAACAGCACACCAGAAGATGACCCGACGAAGAGAGCAGCAAGACCCACAGCGCCTTGCAACAACGCAGAAG CACTTACTGTCACATCTGAGCCTCCAGCAACCTCACCTTCATCACCAACAGACGTctctcagcagcagcagccacgGTCAGACGGGGCTCAGCCGTCCTGGATGGAGCTCGCCAAGAGAAAGTCTTTAGCCTGGAGCGACAAATCTTTAGATTTAAGCTGA
- the cracdlb gene encoding CRACD-like protein isoform X1: MESSSGEMDKNGEELTGRKKSRFKQLKTRLFGKLKKKESEGLIKQSQSASDIAAPEGRREGYDSEDEFSFPQGLSSRALSHDSIFITDQTSSTEPTRVLSQENVHGKIKALQLKLQQQNLHLGPPPILIPGKRIEDSGTTSEDDGLPCSPPEMSFHERVMHEAVYKYPESQKHLSSLSLAGTGSEEEEQGDPFQPSSRPLSPVSKLCPQPIVSAASAWTTPTAGVDFSSPAGFMQRLDNSAARHRMSVKPRNQRASTRGKRMPTVSLSPRLRSESISDLDNVLSEEEDETMTSTETVNQYSYCSPTLELTEKPATPEPTETSPETSAQDQEENPNRTEINFPALGVEILKPEESLETEGKVTSNPLYLQPMTFSSICSGPPSPSGLPESTAPSREVELLRAHSSIQTNVRNNIQIQISENLMCDTDKKESIQEEATFRPHPVPLPRYIKKPKMEIRSPPSPKGAEEALTKLWEAEVETAPSTGSVQFLIASAKYRSKSTSDTKQNEGHLKYSPGIKTQPIKPNPESQKDEVRETKPTELQNLLHQTQERKSSFHREVPPPVTSKPTTGTSLRKADTSTEQHVETEKLEEPEERKSAFGVHLRTTSLSLKYRSEVSKVKDETKRYSLESNTVTEVSKEHAGKAETFRNVCDSNSKSKHSVPKKVDSQSLDFPLAAQDNGRPSVPNTTGASKEAVSEPGWMSLAREKTRAYQPFLGRLATNHSPVHPTSPTAPPAQPLKPALQPKTPLLNASIHPQKTASLQTSSRPPAKPAKDWQDKGRNSTPEDDPTKRAARPTAPCNNAEVALTVTSEPPATSPSSPTDVSQQQQPRSDGAQPSWMELAKRKSLAWSDKSLDLS, from the exons GTTCCCGCAGGGTCTTAgctcccgggcgctttcccacgaCAGCATCTTCATCACAGACCAGACCTCGTCCACAGAACCGACCCGGGTTCTTTCGCAAGAAAACGTTCATGGCAAAATTAAGGCTTTACAA TTGAAACTACAGCAGCAAAACTTACATCTAGGTCCTCCTCCAATCCTGATTCCCGGTAAACGTATAGAGGACTCAGGAACCACTTCAGAGGATGATGGTTTACCTTGCAGCCCACCTGAGATGTCTTTCCATGAGCGAGTCATGCACGAAGCAGTTTATAAG TACCCCGAATCTCAGAAACATCTAAGCTCTCTGAGTTTagcaggaacaggaagtgaagAAGAGGAGCAG GGCGATCCTTTCCAGCCATCATCAAGGCCTCTGTCTCCAGTCTCCAAACTGTGTCCTCAGCCAATCGTCTCTGCCGCCTCAGCCTGGACCACGCCCACCGCAGGGGTTGACTTCAGTAGCCCTGCAGGTTTCATGCAAAGGTTGGATAACTCAGCCGCCCGTCACCGCATGTCAGTCAAACCGAGGAACCAACGAGCCAGTACAAGGGGGAAACGAATGCCAACA GTATCTCTTTCTCCCAGGCTTCGTTCAGAAAGCATCAGTGATTTGGATAATGTTCTGtctgaagaagaagatgaaacCATGACGTCCACTGAGACAGTGAACCAGTACTCGTACTGCTCTCCGACTTTGGAGCTAACAGAAAAACCCGCAACTCCAGAACCTACAGAAACAAGTCCAGAAACGTCAGCGCAGGACCAGGAGGAGAACCctaacagaactgaaatcaatTTCCCAGCTTTGGGTGTTGAAATCCTAAAGCCAGAAGAGTCTCTTGAAACTGAGGGGAAAGTCACCTCGAATCCCCTTTATTTGCAGCCTATGACTTTTAGCTCGATCTGCTCAGGTCCACCGTCACCTTCAGGACTTCCAGAATCTACAGCACCATCAAGGGAAGTAGAGTTATTAAGAGCCCATTCATCTATCCAGACAAATGTTAGAAACAATATCCAGATTCAGATCAGTGAGAATCTCATGTGTGACACAGATAAAAAGGAAAGTATCCAGGAAGAAGCAACATTTAGACCACATCCTGTACCTCTGCCTCGCTATATAAAAAAGCCCAAAATGGAAATAAGGAGCCCTCCGTCTCCAAAAGGAGCTGAGGAAGCCCTAACGAAACTTTGGGAAGCCGAAGTAGAAACGGCACCTAGCACTGGATCAGTCCAATTTTTAATTGCATCTGCAAAGTATCGCTCCAAATCAACCAGTGACACAAAGCAGAACGAGGGCCATTTGAAATATTCTCCAGGAATCAAGACCCAACCCATCAAACCCAATCCAGAGTCGCAGAAAGATGAAGTGAGAGAAACAAAACCAACGGAGCTTCAGAATCTCCTCCATCAAACGCAAGAGCGAAAAAGCAGTTTTCATAGAGAAGTACCACCACCTGTTACGTCCAAACCAACAACAGGAACCAGTCTTAGGAAAGCAGACACGTCTACAGAACAACATGTGGAAACAGAGAAACTGGAGGAACCTGAAGAGAGGAAGAGTGCTTTTGGGGTGCATCTCCGCACAACTTCTCTGTCCCTGAAATATCGCTCAGAGGTTTCTAAAGTCAAGGATGAAACCAAACGTTACAGTTTAGAGTCTAATACAGTGACAGAAGTCTCCAaagagcatgctgggaaagcAGAAACCTTCAGGAACGTGTGTGACAGCAATTCCAAGAGTAAACACAGTGTTCCCAAAAAAGTAGATTCACAGAGCCTGGACTTTCCGCTTGCTGCCCAAGACA ATGGAAGACCTTCTGTCCCAAACACAACAGGAGCAAGTAAAGAGGCTGTGTCCGAGCCGGGCTGGATGAGTCTGGCCAGGGAGAAGACCAGAGCCTACCAGCCATTCCTGGGCAGATTAGCCACAAATCATTCACCTGTCCACCCCACATCTCCAACAGCTCCTCCAGCACAGCCTCTCAAACCAGCCTTACAGCCTAAAACACCGCTACTGAACGCCTCGATTCATCCACAGAAAACAGCCAGCCTACAGACGTCCTCGAGACCTCCAGCAAAACCAGCAAAAGACTGGCAG GATAAAGGGAGGAACAGCACACCAGAAGATGACCCGACGAAGAGAGCAGCAAGACCCACAGCGCCTTGCAACAACGCAGAAG TAGCACTTACTGTCACATCTGAGCCTCCAGCAACCTCACCTTCATCACCAACAGACGTctctcagcagcagcagccacgGTCAGACGGGGCTCAGCCGTCCTGGATGGAGCTCGCCAAGAGAAAGTCTTTAGCCTGGAGCGACAAATCTTTAGATTTAAGCTGA